The DNA segment CGACGGTGAAGCGCTCGATTTCAGGCTCCAGTTCGTAACCCTTTTCCCACAGTTTGGCCATCGTTTGTCTCCATCCGGTCAGGCCGCTTCCTCGGCGGCTCATGGTCGGGTATCTTAGCAAATCGGCAGGCCGGCGGAAAGACTGTAGCCGATGGCCGGAGGCGGGCTCCGAAGCGGGCGCATCACTCGCGCGGCGTGGCGAGGTGGACGAGCGCGAGCGCCAGGCCCAGGCCGACGAGCACCAGCCCGTTCGCCGCCAGAAGCCACCGCGTCCCCATCCACGTGATGAGGTAGAACGTCGTTCCGAGCGTCCCCACGATGGCCCCCACCGTCGAGAGGCCCGAAATCTTCCCGACGCCGGCTCCCAAGTGGCCGAGAGCGTGGATCAGAAGTTTAGCGGCATAAGGGGTGACCATACCGAGGAGCACCGAGGGCACAAGGAAGAGGAGCAGTCCGACGCCGAGCGTCGGCCACCTCAGGTCCGGCGGCATGTAGACGACGAGTTGGCCGTCGCCGGTTCCCGCGCCGCCGTCGTTCCATTCCTCCGGAAGCGGCGCCCCTTCTCCCGGAAACAGGTAGTCGAGCACCGCGTCGGAATAGAGGGGAATCGAGAGGGCCACGACGCCGCCGAGGGCGAGGATCGCGCCGAGTTTCCACAAGGCCGGCCGGCGGTCGGCCAGACGCCCGCCCAGAATCGCCCCGATCGCCAGGCCCCCGAGAAAGACGCTGATGAGGCTCCCCCAGACGATGATGTCGCTGCCGAACTCCGGCTGGACGAGGCGAACCCCTGCCATCTCCAGGCTCATCAGCGCCGCCCCAGAAAGGAACACCGCCGCAAGCACCACCGCGCGGATCATGGCGACGCGCCCTCCTCCTCGAAGTGCTTCGGATTTTCGTGCCGCAGCGTGTTCACCGGCGCCTTGTCGTCCGTCAAGACCGCTTCGTCAATCTTGCGGTCCGTCAGACGCTGGTACTCCCGCCCGATGAGGTCCGCGAGGTCGAAACCGATATCCCGGCCGCGGACTCTCTGCTCCGTCCGCAGGACCCACTCTTTAGGGGTCACCGGCTCTTCGGCCATCGTGCCGAAGACGATGATGTTCCCCGACTGGGCCGCAGGCAACAGATAGACTTGCGGAAACGTCGCCTGGAACGTC comes from the Planctomycetota bacterium genome and includes:
- a CDS encoding fused MFS/spermidine synthase → MIRAVVLAAVFLSGAALMSLEMAGVRLVQPEFGSDIIVWGSLISVFLGGLAIGAILGGRLADRRPALWKLGAILALGGVVALSIPLYSDAVLDYLFPGEGAPLPEEWNDGGAGTGDGQLVVYMPPDLRWPTLGVGLLLFLVPSVLLGMVTPYAAKLLIHALGHLGAGVGKISGLSTVGAIVGTLGTTFYLITWMGTRWLLAANGLVLVGLGLALALVHLATPRE